Proteins encoded in a region of the Bacillus sp. T3 genome:
- the asnS gene encoding asparagine--tRNA ligase has protein sequence MKTTISEVHKYVDQEVKIGVWLANKRSSGKIAFLQLRDGTGFIQGVVVKSEVSEDTFQLAKSLTQETSMYVIGKITRDERSNLGFEMQVSGIEVLHAAVDYPITPKEHGTEFLMDNRHLWLRSRRQHAVMKVRNEIIRATYEFFNENGFTKVDPPILTGSAPEGTTELFATKYFDEDAYLSQSGQLYMEAAAMALGKVFSFGPTFRAEKSKTRRHLIEFWMIEPEMAFVEFEENLEVQEQYVSHIVQSVLKNCVIELKTLGRDTSKLEQIKAPFPRITYDDAVKFLQEKGFDDIQWGDDFGAPHETAIAESYDKPVFITHYPTTLKPFYMQPHPEREDVVLCADLIAPEGYGEIIGGSERIHDLELLGKRVEEHELSPEAYKWYIELRQFGSVPHSGFGLGLERTVAWISGVEHVRETIPFPRLLNRLYP, from the coding sequence ATTAAAACAACCATATCAGAAGTCCATAAATATGTTGATCAAGAAGTCAAAATTGGCGTTTGGTTAGCGAATAAACGTTCAAGTGGAAAAATTGCTTTTTTACAGCTACGCGACGGCACCGGGTTTATCCAAGGGGTTGTAGTTAAAAGTGAAGTTTCTGAGGACACATTTCAGCTAGCAAAATCGTTAACGCAAGAAACGTCTATGTATGTTATTGGAAAAATAACAAGAGATGAGCGCTCAAATCTAGGGTTTGAAATGCAGGTAAGTGGCATCGAGGTACTTCATGCAGCTGTAGATTACCCGATCACTCCAAAGGAACATGGAACAGAATTTTTAATGGATAACCGTCATTTGTGGCTTCGTTCTCGTCGTCAGCATGCTGTCATGAAGGTTCGGAATGAAATCATTCGTGCTACCTATGAGTTTTTTAATGAGAACGGCTTTACAAAGGTTGACCCACCAATCTTGACTGGTAGTGCGCCAGAAGGGACAACGGAATTATTTGCAACGAAATATTTTGATGAAGATGCCTATCTTTCACAAAGTGGACAGCTTTATATGGAAGCAGCCGCTATGGCATTAGGGAAAGTATTCTCCTTCGGGCCGACCTTCCGTGCTGAAAAATCAAAAACACGTCGTCACTTAATCGAATTTTGGATGATTGAACCTGAAATGGCGTTTGTAGAATTTGAAGAGAACCTTGAGGTTCAAGAACAATATGTTTCACATATCGTTCAAAGTGTATTAAAAAATTGTGTGATTGAATTGAAAACCTTAGGTCGTGATACGAGCAAGTTAGAGCAAATTAAAGCGCCGTTCCCACGAATCACATATGATGACGCGGTAAAATTCTTGCAGGAAAAAGGCTTTGATGATATTCAGTGGGGCGATGACTTCGGAGCACCTCATGAAACTGCGATTGCAGAAAGCTATGATAAACCGGTATTTATTACCCACTATCCTACAACGCTTAAGCCGTTCTATATGCAGCCGCATCCAGAGCGTGAAGATGTAGTCCTTTGTGCAGATTTAATTGCTCCTGAAGGCTATGGAGAGATTATTGGTGGTTCAGAACGGATTCATGATTTAGAATTATTGGGTAAACGAGTAGAAGAGCATGAACTTAGCCCGGAAGCATATAAATGGTATATCGAGCTTCGTCAATTTGGATCTGTACCACATTCAGGCTTTGGACTAGGATTAGAACGGACAGTAGCATGGATTAGTGGAGTAGAGCATGTGCGCGAGACAATCCCATTCCCACGTCTGTTAAATCGCTTATATCCTTAA
- the nth gene encoding endonuclease III, which produces MLTKQQIRFSLDKMGEMFPEAHCELVHSNPFELVIAVALSAQCTDVLVNKVTKELFQKYKTPEDYLNVSLDELQQDIRSIGLFRNKAKNIQKLCRLLIDEYDGQVPADRDELTKLPGVGRKTANVVVSVAFGVPAIAVDTHVERVSKRIGLCRWKDSVLEVEKTLMKKVPKEEWSVTHHRMIFFGRYHCKAQNPQCPVCPLLDVCREGAKRMKKEAVK; this is translated from the coding sequence ATGTTAACGAAGCAGCAAATTCGTTTTTCTTTAGATAAAATGGGTGAAATGTTTCCAGAAGCACATTGTGAGCTTGTACATTCCAATCCATTTGAGTTAGTGATTGCGGTTGCACTTTCTGCACAGTGTACTGATGTTCTCGTTAATAAAGTTACAAAGGAATTATTTCAAAAGTATAAGACACCGGAAGACTATCTTAACGTTTCGCTTGATGAGCTTCAACAGGATATTCGTTCAATTGGGTTATTCCGTAATAAAGCAAAAAATATTCAAAAGCTTTGTCGGTTATTAATAGATGAATATGATGGACAAGTACCAGCAGATCGCGACGAATTAACCAAGCTTCCAGGAGTTGGTAGAAAAACAGCTAATGTGGTGGTTTCAGTTGCATTTGGCGTTCCAGCAATAGCCGTAGATACACATGTGGAGCGTGTTAGTAAAAGGATAGGGCTTTGTCGTTGGAAGGATTCGGTTCTCGAAGTAGAGAAAACATTAATGAAGAAAGTACCGAAGGAAGAGTGGTCTGTAACCCATCATCGCATGATTTTCTTTGGACGTTACCATTGTAAAGCCCAAAATCCACAATGTCCTGTCTGTCCACTTCTAGACGTCTGTCGTGAAGGTGCAAAAAGGATGAAGAAGGAAGCGGTAAAATGA
- a CDS encoding Hsp20/alpha crystallin family protein, whose translation MTENEQEHLIIAELPGVNREQIGIDVLGNSVTITVNHSEEITEQDESRKTLRRRQSLSRSSRTVALPFPINEQVVKATYTNGLLQIRIPKKRGKKVIIDQD comes from the coding sequence ATGACAGAAAATGAACAAGAGCATCTTATCATCGCTGAACTACCAGGAGTTAATCGTGAGCAAATTGGAATAGATGTATTGGGGAATTCAGTAACGATTACGGTTAATCACTCTGAAGAGATAACGGAACAGGATGAAAGTCGAAAAACCCTTCGAAGAAGACAGTCTTTATCTCGTTCCAGTAGAACAGTCGCACTACCGTTTCCTATTAATGAACAGGTAGTAAAAGCAACTTATACTAACGGACTATTACAAATACGAATACCTAAAAAAAGAGGAAAAAAAGTCATTATTGATCAAGATTAA
- the hcp gene encoding hydroxylamine reductase: MFCYQCEQTPTGGCTVVGVCGKDETIASLQDTIIFGLKGIAAYRTHANQLGYTDAFVDKTTQEALYMTLTNSNFNVQEHINMAMQVGQAAVRMMEVLDEAHTNRLGIPQPIRVSQNKIEGKAIVVTGHNLFALEELLKQTEGKGINIYTHSEMLPAHGYPALKKYSHLKGNIGKAWYDQRRLFEKFNGAILATTNCVMPIKGSYADRMFSYEVAGLENVEKIVNDDFSPLINRALELPEANIESDETLLTGFHHETVLGLAPEVIAAVKEGKIKRFFVIAGCDAPGKGGDYYRELATSLPPETVILTTSCGKFRFNDVDYGTVPGTEIPRYIDLGQCNNSGSTVKIALALADAFGCSVNELPVSIVLSWFEQKAVAILLGLFSLGIQDIRIGPKPPEFISEGVLNVLVDTFNLKLIGNAQEDMEAMLNA, encoded by the coding sequence ATGTTTTGTTACCAATGTGAACAAACTCCAACTGGCGGATGTACAGTTGTCGGAGTTTGCGGCAAGGATGAAACAATTGCAAGTTTACAAGATACGATTATTTTTGGATTAAAAGGAATTGCTGCTTATCGCACTCACGCAAATCAACTTGGTTATACAGATGCATTCGTTGATAAAACAACTCAAGAAGCATTATACATGACTTTAACAAACTCAAACTTCAACGTTCAAGAACACATCAATATGGCGATGCAGGTTGGTCAAGCAGCTGTTCGTATGATGGAAGTGTTGGATGAAGCACATACAAACCGTCTTGGAATTCCACAACCAATCCGTGTTTCACAAAACAAAATTGAAGGAAAAGCAATTGTTGTAACTGGCCACAATCTTTTTGCTCTTGAAGAATTATTAAAGCAAACAGAAGGTAAAGGCATCAATATTTATACTCACTCAGAAATGCTACCGGCACACGGATATCCAGCATTGAAAAAATACAGCCACTTAAAAGGAAATATTGGTAAAGCATGGTATGATCAACGCCGCTTATTTGAAAAGTTTAATGGTGCAATTTTAGCAACTACAAACTGTGTAATGCCAATTAAGGGATCTTATGCTGACCGTATGTTCTCATACGAAGTGGCAGGATTAGAAAACGTAGAAAAAATCGTAAACGATGATTTCTCACCACTAATTAACCGCGCATTAGAATTACCAGAGGCTAATATTGAGTCTGATGAAACATTATTAACTGGTTTCCACCATGAAACAGTTCTTGGCTTAGCTCCTGAAGTAATTGCTGCAGTTAAAGAAGGAAAAATTAAACGTTTCTTCGTTATTGCTGGTTGTGATGCACCAGGTAAAGGCGGAGATTACTATCGTGAATTAGCAACATCTTTACCACCAGAAACTGTTATTTTAACGACTTCCTGTGGTAAGTTCCGTTTCAACGATGTTGACTACGGAACTGTTCCAGGTACAGAAATTCCACGTTACATCGACTTAGGACAATGTAACAACTCAGGTTCAACTGTTAAGATTGCTCTTGCATTAGCAGACGCATTTGGCTGTTCTGTAAATGAGCTACCAGTAAGTATTGTATTATCTTGGTTTGAACAAAAGGCTGTAGCGATTCTATTAGGATTATTCAGCTTAGGAATTCAAGATATCCGCATTGGGCCTAAGCCACCAGAATTCATTTCTGAAGGTGTGTTAAATGTACTTGTTGATACATTTAACTTGAAGTTAATTGGCAATGCTCAAGAAGACATGGAAGCAATGCTTAACGCTTAA
- a CDS encoding YppF family protein, giving the protein MHVHELKVKFSQLRKYETEDVNELLDFAKRVYIQNEISIIEYRNLVRELESLGAEFPFDNIDHSLIENSI; this is encoded by the coding sequence ATGCACGTTCACGAACTTAAAGTAAAATTTTCCCAATTGCGGAAGTATGAAACAGAAGATGTTAATGAACTGTTAGATTTTGCTAAGAGAGTTTATATTCAAAATGAAATTTCCATTATTGAATACCGTAACCTTGTTCGTGAGCTTGAGTCTTTAGGTGCCGAATTTCCTTTTGACAACATAGATCATTCCCTCATCGAGAATTCAATCTAA
- a CDS encoding PBP1A family penicillin-binding protein, producing MSEKYQTREERRQQNTGKGNPKVKKPKKGLLSRIFLILVSLGIIGIITGVATFAYMVKDAPKLDESALKDPIPSQIFDKDGNPITEVGTVNRDYVEYEEIPKLVEDAVLATEDVRFYKHNGVDLIRLGGAVVANFTRGFGSEGASTITQQVVKNSFLTPEKTISRKVQEAWLAYQLERKYTKHEIFEMYVNKIWMSEGAHGIKTAAKIYFGKDLDQLELQEAALLAGMPQSPENYNPFRNPENAEKRRNIVLSLMNQHGFISKDEMEKAQAIPVESTLLPEDKRVKKESKFDSFVDQVIDEVEEKYGEDINIFTDGLKIYTTLDPNAQTYVETMLNTNDIVQFPDEEFQAGIVLLDTKTGEIRAVGGGRNQKVQRGFNYATDTERQPGSTIKPILDYGPAIEYLKWGTYQPLKDAPMTYSDGTPVNNWDNKHLGTMTMRVALGMSRNIPAIQALQEVGLDKAKTFAEGLGIPLPEIYESYAIGGLKKGVSPLQMAGAYSAFGNNGIYTKPYAVKEIELRDGTKIKTAPESTVAMKDYTAFMITDMLKSVVRDSYGTGRNAAVSGLQVAGKTGTTNYDEATRNKLNIPNSAVPDAWFAGYTTNYTAAIWTGYSNRNTYIPSGDSQKIAQKLFKNVMTYVSKDINTPDFTVPKTVQRVSIEKGTTKLASQYTPKDQVVTEYAVKGSEPKQVSEKYNKLTQPSGFNAKFDKDANAILLSWNYPAENSEGTQFEVRVSVNGGAEQVLQTTTEKGLNVVKPTPGATYSFKVVAILGDQRSDPSTVTVVVPAQTTDENNNNNNGTDNGENQDGTDQTQDGNNQTGNDTGNTGQTPDNTQNGTNNGNNTSQTPSASGVPSSTTTQQNRKTE from the coding sequence ATGTCAGAAAAATATCAAACGAGAGAGGAGCGCAGACAGCAAAATACTGGTAAAGGGAATCCGAAAGTTAAAAAACCAAAAAAGGGTTTGCTCTCTAGAATATTCCTTATTTTAGTTTCACTTGGGATTATTGGAATTATTACCGGTGTTGCTACTTTTGCTTATATGGTAAAGGATGCGCCGAAGTTAGATGAATCTGCATTGAAAGATCCGATTCCATCTCAAATATTTGATAAAGACGGAAATCCCATTACGGAAGTTGGAACCGTTAATCGAGACTATGTTGAATACGAAGAAATACCGAAACTAGTGGAGGATGCTGTCTTAGCGACAGAAGACGTCCGTTTTTATAAGCATAATGGTGTCGACCTCATTCGTTTAGGCGGGGCGGTCGTTGCCAATTTTACAAGGGGCTTTGGCTCTGAAGGAGCAAGTACGATTACACAGCAGGTTGTTAAAAATTCATTTTTAACTCCTGAAAAAACGATTTCCCGTAAAGTGCAGGAAGCATGGCTCGCCTATCAGCTTGAACGAAAATATACGAAGCACGAGATCTTTGAAATGTACGTTAATAAGATTTGGATGTCTGAGGGAGCACACGGGATAAAAACAGCAGCTAAAATCTATTTTGGAAAAGATTTGGACCAATTGGAGCTTCAAGAAGCTGCCCTGTTAGCAGGAATGCCGCAAAGTCCAGAGAATTATAATCCTTTTAGAAACCCAGAAAATGCGGAAAAACGTAGAAATATTGTTTTATCACTCATGAATCAACATGGATTTATCTCAAAGGATGAAATGGAAAAAGCCCAAGCCATTCCTGTTGAATCCACCTTATTGCCTGAAGACAAACGCGTAAAAAAAGAGAGTAAGTTTGACTCCTTTGTCGATCAGGTCATTGATGAAGTGGAAGAAAAATATGGGGAAGATATTAATATTTTCACGGACGGGTTAAAAATCTATACGACACTTGATCCAAATGCCCAAACTTATGTAGAAACGATGTTGAACACAAATGACATCGTACAATTTCCAGATGAAGAGTTTCAAGCTGGAATTGTGTTATTAGATACAAAAACTGGGGAAATCAGAGCAGTTGGCGGAGGAAGAAACCAAAAGGTTCAACGCGGATTTAACTATGCTACCGATACAGAACGCCAGCCAGGTTCAACGATTAAACCGATATTAGATTATGGTCCAGCCATCGAATATTTAAAATGGGGAACATATCAACCTTTAAAAGATGCCCCAATGACCTACTCTGATGGAACGCCAGTTAATAACTGGGATAACAAGCATTTGGGTACGATGACCATGCGTGTTGCACTCGGGATGTCTCGAAACATTCCAGCGATTCAGGCATTGCAGGAGGTCGGTCTTGATAAAGCCAAAACTTTTGCTGAGGGATTAGGTATACCATTACCTGAGATATATGAATCCTACGCTATTGGTGGTCTTAAGAAGGGTGTTTCACCACTGCAAATGGCTGGAGCCTACAGTGCTTTTGGTAACAACGGAATTTACACAAAACCATACGCAGTAAAAGAAATTGAACTTCGGGATGGTACAAAAATAAAAACCGCTCCGGAATCCACTGTGGCCATGAAAGACTATACAGCCTTTATGATTACGGATATGTTAAAAAGTGTTGTAAGAGATTCTTACGGAACTGGACGAAATGCCGCCGTATCGGGACTACAGGTAGCCGGTAAAACTGGTACAACTAACTATGATGAAGCAACTAGAAATAAGCTTAATATCCCAAATAGTGCGGTACCAGATGCATGGTTTGCTGGCTATACAACCAATTACACGGCCGCAATTTGGACAGGATATAGCAATCGCAATACGTATATTCCATCTGGAGATAGTCAAAAAATCGCGCAAAAGCTATTTAAAAATGTCATGACTTATGTATCCAAAGATATAAATACACCTGATTTTACGGTTCCAAAAACGGTACAACGAGTCTCAATTGAAAAAGGAACAACAAAGCTCGCAAGCCAATATACACCGAAGGATCAAGTTGTTACTGAATATGCAGTAAAAGGTAGTGAGCCAAAACAGGTATCTGAAAAATACAATAAACTTACACAGCCAAGTGGTTTTAATGCTAAATTTGACAAAGATGCCAATGCTATTTTACTATCTTGGAATTACCCAGCTGAAAATAGCGAGGGAACACAATTTGAAGTAAGAGTGTCTGTAAACGGCGGAGCGGAACAAGTACTGCAAACTACTACTGAAAAGGGCTTAAACGTCGTCAAACCTACTCCAGGTGCTACCTACTCCTTTAAGGTTGTTGCTATTCTTGGAGATCAGCGGAGTGACCCATCAACCGTTACAGTAGTGGTACCTGCTCAAACTACTGATGAAAATAATAATAATAATAATGGGACTGACAATGGCGAGAATCAAGATGGAACTGATCAAACCCAAGATGGTAATAATCAAACTGGGAATGATACTGGAAATACTGGGCAAACACCTGACAATACACAGAATGGAACCAACAATGGCAATAATACAAGCCAAACTCCAAGTGCAAGCGGAGTTCCATCCAGCACTACTACACAGCAAAATAGAAAAACAGAATAA
- a CDS encoding YppG family protein — protein sequence MFAHVWSKKRNAYFFYPPGGNQPEGYMYPYFEEYPIRQQPSTLYSFPYPATQGTQNWYNHPISYPMPMNPYPNTIQNNISSNNAYAGHPYMMNQGLTQTVLQNPLQPNDEPYQPYYQQPMTPNISMNQYPNHALIPKQSGGMGSIMNSFKSQDGSMDITKMVNTAGQMMSAITQVKSMVQGLGGILKV from the coding sequence ATGTTCGCCCATGTTTGGTCGAAAAAAAGAAATGCCTATTTTTTTTACCCGCCTGGGGGAAACCAACCAGAAGGCTACATGTACCCGTATTTTGAAGAATATCCAATAAGGCAGCAACCATCAACTCTATATTCATTCCCATACCCAGCAACTCAAGGTACGCAAAATTGGTATAATCACCCCATTTCCTATCCAATGCCTATGAACCCGTATCCAAACACAATCCAAAATAATATCAGTAGTAATAATGCATATGCAGGACATCCATATATGATGAATCAGGGATTAACCCAGACAGTCCTACAGAATCCGCTTCAGCCAAATGATGAGCCGTATCAGCCTTATTATCAGCAGCCAATGACGCCAAATATAAGCATGAATCAATATCCCAATCATGCACTTATTCCAAAGCAATCAGGCGGTATGGGTTCAATTATGAATTCATTTAAGTCCCAGGATGGATCGATGGATATTACCAAGATGGTAAATACGGCTGGTCAAATGATGAGTGCAATAACACAGGTCAAATCGATGGTACAGGGACTTGGTGGAATATTAAAGGTGTAA
- a CDS encoding Crp/Fnr family transcriptional regulator, producing MRKEQIKSVLSQFSLFRDLDDQEIFKIVEISIARDLKKNSHVFLQGDPLTNVYFISEGKVKIYKSDSSGREQIVSIAKAGDMFPHVGFFRKGEYPAFAEIIDNAKLVVVPIDHFEKVLIDNPHLCIKVFKVLGEKIIDLQNRLEEQILNNTYEQIIKLLVRLSDNYGTELEDGTVLLKSEFTNKDLANMIGTTRETVSRTLTKMKKEGLIEVTENGDMILDTDALLDEIF from the coding sequence ATGAGAAAAGAACAAATTAAATCTGTCCTATCCCAATTCTCTCTTTTTAGAGATTTAGATGACCAAGAAATCTTCAAAATTGTAGAAATATCGATTGCACGTGATTTAAAGAAAAATAGCCACGTTTTTTTACAGGGTGACCCGCTTACGAATGTTTATTTTATTTCCGAAGGCAAAGTAAAGATTTATAAAAGTGATTCTAGCGGGAGAGAACAGATTGTATCGATTGCTAAAGCAGGCGATATGTTTCCTCATGTCGGCTTTTTCCGAAAGGGAGAATATCCAGCGTTTGCTGAAATTATCGATAATGCCAAGCTTGTTGTCGTTCCGATTGATCATTTTGAAAAAGTGCTAATTGATAATCCACATTTATGCATTAAGGTTTTTAAAGTTCTAGGTGAAAAAATAATCGACCTTCAAAATCGGCTTGAAGAACAGATATTGAACAATACGTATGAACAAATTATTAAATTGCTCGTCCGTCTTTCCGATAATTACGGAACAGAGCTTGAGGACGGTACCGTATTACTTAAATCAGAATTTACAAATAAAGACCTTGCAAATATGATAGGCACAACAAGAGAAACAGTTAGCCGTACCCTAACAAAAATGAAAAAAGAAGGATTAATCGAAGTAACCGAAAATGGAGACATGATACTAGATACAGATGCTCTATTAGATGAAATATTTTAA
- the recU gene encoding Holliday junction resolvase RecU, whose translation MNFHYPNGRRYIQQTKQIIPSIKTEKKLSYSNRGMTLEDDINETNRYYLENNIAVIHKKPTPVQIVNVDYPKRSAAVIKEAYFKQASTTDYNGIYKGRYIDFEAKETKFLTSFPLKNFHEHQIKHMSAVLGHGGICFVILRFSAIEKVYLLQADQLLHYWDRMVNGGRKSITLEEIEKGSHFIPLSYNPRIDYIKIIDYLYTF comes from the coding sequence ATGAATTTTCATTATCCTAATGGAAGGCGTTATATTCAACAGACAAAACAAATCATACCTAGCATCAAGACAGAAAAGAAGCTATCCTATAGCAATCGTGGTATGACTTTAGAGGATGATATCAACGAGACGAATCGCTATTATTTAGAAAACAATATTGCCGTCATTCATAAGAAACCAACACCCGTCCAAATTGTCAATGTGGACTATCCAAAAAGAAGTGCAGCAGTGATTAAGGAAGCATACTTTAAACAAGCATCAACAACGGATTATAATGGAATATATAAAGGCAGGTATATCGATTTTGAGGCAAAGGAAACAAAGTTTCTCACTTCATTTCCATTAAAAAATTTTCATGAACATCAAATCAAACATATGAGTGCAGTTCTCGGACATGGTGGAATTTGCTTTGTCATTTTGCGTTTTTCGGCTATTGAAAAAGTATACCTTCTTCAAGCTGACCAGCTTCTCCATTATTGGGATAGAATGGTCAACGGTGGAAGAAAATCAATTACTTTAGAAGAAATCGAAAAGGGTAGCCATTTTATTCCACTAAGCTACAATCCGAGAATTGACTATATAAAAATAATCGATTATCTTTATACCTTCTAA
- a CDS encoding DUF5590 domain-containing protein — translation MKKWIFIGIGTVFVIIVFFSTVYYQAVKPVSKAEEKALAAVNKKMKISELQDVQLYNGTETYYVVRAKNQKNQDTISWVSEKTGQVVIKKVNEGISQEQAVDKLLQEKDPKEIISVRLGMIKKRQCWEIYYISRNNLINYYYVDFESGEWLRKIENM, via the coding sequence TTGAAAAAATGGATATTTATAGGAATAGGTACCGTTTTTGTTATCATAGTTTTTTTCTCTACTGTTTATTATCAAGCAGTTAAGCCAGTATCAAAAGCTGAGGAAAAAGCCTTAGCTGCTGTAAATAAAAAAATGAAGATATCAGAACTACAGGATGTTCAACTGTACAATGGAACGGAAACCTATTATGTCGTAAGAGCTAAAAATCAAAAGAATCAGGATACCATTTCTTGGGTTTCTGAAAAAACAGGCCAGGTCGTTATAAAAAAAGTGAATGAGGGAATTTCCCAAGAGCAAGCCGTAGATAAATTATTGCAGGAAAAAGATCCAAAGGAAATCATTTCTGTAAGATTAGGCATGATAAAAAAGCGACAATGTTGGGAAATATATTACATCTCTCGTAATAATCTGATAAATTATTATTATGTTGATTTTGAGTCAGGTGAATGGCTCCGTAAAATCGAGAACATGTAA
- a CDS encoding DUF2515 domain-containing protein has translation MTILNESITSYVITNDELVCIHKIKNETQKNNVDNILRTKAYLDFFLQYPEIKWTFLASMVSRNGGWNMCDLEGKWFPLVLPEKLRNLLFLTYERANWLIFNDAYPQMLLYHYSTKMGRPMFHLLPFFYVSSFMEDEWKHYWRQRDGKRLITSLIINEQNVIQTPVIEHPVFSKKVFHSFSYYFQEWFHFSSVLFPTLEGEVFGSAVSGFTKLDNRIDLGKKLADILFLPELYPLFLKFSLEQEHTGSRHDYEKYFRMKKEKTTPNLRDVFPVITHHIHNHNDWSKQRKIKKSWFKHNRNKSSIVLTDWYEEKQNQMHSLIKVGDQLL, from the coding sequence TTGACAATCTTAAATGAATCGATTACCAGTTACGTAATAACAAATGATGAATTAGTATGTATTCACAAGATAAAAAATGAAACCCAAAAAAATAATGTTGATAATATTTTGAGGACGAAAGCATATTTGGATTTCTTTTTACAGTATCCTGAAATTAAATGGACTTTTTTGGCTAGCATGGTTTCGCGCAATGGCGGTTGGAATATGTGCGATCTTGAAGGAAAATGGTTCCCTTTAGTACTACCAGAAAAGCTTAGAAATCTATTGTTTCTAACATACGAACGAGCAAACTGGTTAATTTTTAATGATGCTTATCCTCAAATGTTACTTTACCATTATTCGACGAAAATGGGACGACCAATGTTTCACCTTTTGCCTTTTTTTTATGTTTCATCTTTTATGGAGGACGAGTGGAAGCATTATTGGAGGCAGCGTGATGGGAAAAGATTAATTACATCATTAATCATTAATGAACAAAATGTCATTCAAACTCCTGTCATTGAACATCCGGTCTTTAGTAAAAAGGTTTTTCACTCATTTTCTTATTATTTTCAAGAATGGTTTCATTTCAGTTCGGTGTTGTTTCCTACGCTTGAGGGTGAGGTATTCGGTTCAGCAGTAAGTGGATTTACAAAGCTAGATAATCGGATTGATCTTGGTAAAAAGCTCGCTGATATTTTGTTTTTACCGGAGTTGTATCCTTTGTTTTTGAAATTTTCATTAGAACAGGAACACACTGGTTCAAGGCATGATTATGAAAAGTACTTCCGAATGAAGAAAGAAAAAACCACCCCGAATTTGCGAGATGTATTTCCTGTTATTACCCATCACATTCATAACCATAATGACTGGAGCAAGCAGCGGAAAATAAAGAAATCATGGTTTAAACATAACCGTAATAAAAGCTCCATCGTGTTAACCGATTGGTATGAAGAGAAGCAAAATCAAATGCATTCCTTAATTAAAGTTGGAGACCAATTACTATAG
- a CDS encoding DnaD domain-containing protein, whose amino-acid sequence MMNSTMLAWIKSGNITIPTALLTHYKKMGLSEIEMVLILHVHSFLEQGNYFPTLAQLSDRMTMDCASTLRRLIQRGFIEIKDNFSEEGIRFEMYSLDPLWEKLVNQFLALNNLTETAENESQETDLYTCFEQEFGRPLSPFECESLGMWLDDDHHEPVIIKAALREAVISGKLNFRYIDRILFEWKKNGIKTIEQAKSYGRKFRQHQNGQKSREDAESKPGSGAVPFYNWLEQ is encoded by the coding sequence ATGATGAATTCCACCATGCTCGCATGGATTAAAAGCGGTAATATCACCATTCCAACCGCATTACTTACCCATTATAAAAAAATGGGTTTATCAGAAATTGAAATGGTTCTGATTTTACATGTGCATTCTTTTCTTGAACAAGGAAATTATTTTCCTACACTTGCTCAATTGTCAGATCGCATGACAATGGATTGTGCTAGTACCCTGAGAAGGTTAATTCAAAGAGGGTTTATCGAAATAAAGGATAACTTTTCTGAAGAAGGAATTCGCTTTGAAATGTATTCTTTAGATCCTTTATGGGAAAAACTAGTGAATCAATTTCTTGCACTGAACAACCTAACAGAAACAGCAGAGAACGAATCACAGGAAACAGATCTCTATACATGCTTTGAACAGGAATTCGGTCGTCCTCTCTCTCCGTTTGAGTGTGAATCACTGGGGATGTGGCTCGATGATGATCATCATGAACCCGTTATTATTAAAGCAGCTTTAAGAGAAGCCGTCATTTCGGGTAAATTAAATTTTCGTTATATTGACCGGATCTTATTCGAATGGAAGAAAAATGGCATTAAGACGATTGAACAAGCAAAAAGCTATGGGAGAAAGTTTCGGCAGCATCAAAATGGGCAAAAATCTAGAGAGGATGCCGAATCGAAGCCAGGATCTGGAGCTGTTCCTTTTTACAATTGGCTTGAGCAATAA